The Xenopus laevis strain J_2021 chromosome 4L, Xenopus_laevis_v10.1, whole genome shotgun sequence genomic sequence TGATGTTGAGTGCACCATGGTGGAAAAGCGAGTGCTGGCATTGGCCTGGGAAAACCCCTTTCTCACCCACGTCTACTGCACCTTCCAGACCAAGGTACTGACCTGAGAAAATCTATGAATCTTTAATAAAGTGGAAATATCcagcaagatatatatatatatatatacacacaacaaacaagggaaagttgtgctcaatactatttattaaaaccattaggcgggggtgcaatgaggctgtgaccacaaaatacatatagacaaatacaagattcctctgcactcaacccattatcaatatatttaagacagagacattttgtgcatactgctactaaaaaatgccttaccctttaaacaaaacagggattgtttgtccatatattgcaatatatttaagctggccaactacgtcaaagtcatcccatatctggccagtcctatgcttaattttcatctgattcattaagaattcaattgcttaattatacattttacaaagggactaagttttacctgcaacttactagctgctttcaaagtaaatatatatataatatatacaggtatgggatctgttagccggaaacccattaagaattacggaaatgccgtaggctccattttatccaaataatccacctttttctctgtaataataaaacagtgccttgtacttgataccaactaggatataattaatccttattggatgcaaaaccagcctattgggcttattaaggggcagatttatcaagggtcgaatttcgaagtgtaaaatacttcgaaattcgaccatcgaattaaaatacttcgaatatcaaagtcgaagtctttttcatcgaatttggccatcgaacgattttagcgtacgattgaacgattttacttcgatgtgtaaagacttagaaaatggttgtagaaggtccccatagcacTTCGTCCGGTTtattttggcgaagtattgaagtcgaagtttttttagagacagtacttaaattatcgaatggaaatattaaaactattattacttcgaatcgaattcaaagtaaattcgaagtcgcagtatcctattcgacggtcgaagtatccaaaaaattactttgaatttcaaaatttttttacttcgaaaattccctcgaattcacttcgacccttgataaatctgccccttaatgtttacatgattttcttgtagacttaaggtatgaggatcccaGTTAAGGAAAGGTCTATTATTCTGaaagccccatgtcccaagcattctggatatcaggtcccatatctgtatataataataatagtgtatgTGTGTGCTAAAAAGAGGAAAACCTgaggccagggaatgtgcattagtGAGATCTATGTATGGTGAAGGCCTGTCtcatttttattatactgtacttTGACTATTATTGGCTCCAGAGTGCTCTCATAACctccttcatttcttttttttttttcttcaaataaggAAATAAGAGTCTAAGGCCCTAAAAATAACGTTCAGAAGTTGCAGAGCAATGTGAAATAGGCAGATTCGCTTTCCTGCAAAAACACAGCTTATTTCACAGAAATGATTTCAAGACTCTATGAATAAGGCTCAGAATTGTTTAAGAAAGCTAAAACTGATGGACTTCAAGCGATACATGTAGACACTGCACATTTAGACTTATGTAAAATTACACTTTTACAgtttgaattctttttttagatttcatgGTATTAACAGTttttagtagtgatgtgtgggccggcccaaaaCTCGCCAAACCTGGGGGTCCTGCAAAAAATCTTGGGGTCAGAGGCGGGGTCCAGGTTGAACTCTTCTCATCTTCCCGCCCACGATctagcactgccggcttccggcccctaaatttatagactcgtgTCTATAAAAAGAGGGGGAATGGGGGGgcgggggcaggttagggtcgggtgtagGTCCAGAATTTCTCGACCAGCACACCACTAGTTTTTACACTCTTCATATCATGAATGTGTTACACACGTGCCCTCTGCTGTTTAGTCTGGGAAGGAGCCAGGTAGAATGGCAGACATTACTGATGCAGGATGCACCTTCAGATGCTCCTCTGCTCCGTTCTATAGCTACTGTCATAATGAGCGATAGACCTGAGCAGGGAACTATTAGGAGACACTTTGTGCATCAATAAATTAAGAATTTGCTCAtcttaaagctaaaaaaaagatataaattgGAAAATTGCTCTGAGTTCCCACTGAAAGCAACTtcagtacattcatattttaactaGGATACCCTTTATTTAATTTCAAGACTCTGTATCCATCCTTGAGTCACAGAGTCAGTCAATGATGTTCTCCTAAGTTTAGCATCCTCTGCATTACATTACACAGTTTGTTCTGTCTCACAAGAGTCTCTGCTTCTTTGCTTGGTGACAGGAGCATCTCTTCTTTGTCATGGAGTTTCTGAACGGAGGGGATCTCATGTTCCACATACAGGACAAGGGGCGCTTTGACCTATACAGAGCTACGTAAGTTGGCTGGTTGGAGAGGGGAATAAATGAGGTATAATCGCACTGCTATGGAGAGAAACCTGAGATGATTTTGGTTGGCTGAAACGTCTCTCTGTTGTTTAGGTTCTATGCATCAGAAATTATATGTGGGCTGCAGTTCCTCCACTCCAAGGGGATCATTTACAGGTAAGATTATCTCCATTATATCTCAGGCTGTTAAATGTATCTTGTGTTTGTTTTCAATATGGCAGCTGGTTGTGCCTTTCTTAAGAATCAGAAGCCCATATCTGTGTATAGGACCACCCCAATTCCACTCCCAAGTCAATATCTGATTGGCTTTGATTACATACTGATCAGCCAGGAGGCAAATCTGATTGGCAAAGAGCTTCATATGCGATGGACAGCATGTCAACTGCACAACAACAATACAATGTCATGGGATGGTTAACGTTCAGCTGAAGGTGGAGTTTATGTGGAGTAACATAGGACAGGCCATATCATCTGTGTTAATAATTAACTAATTCCTGACCTCTGCGTCTCAACTGAGAAAATGACCTTCTATAATGAATGATGATTTGTCCTATGCAGAGATCTGAAGTTGGACAATGTGATGTTGGACAAAGATGGTCACATCAAGATTGCAGATTTTGGGATGTGCAAAGAGAGTGTTTATGGAGATAACAAGGCCAGCACCTTCTGTGGGACACCTGACTACATTGCTCCAGAGGTAAGCTTCCTTACATACTGCACAACTACTACAACAACTACTCCTTATTGATTTGGAGATCCCTTTCATCCATTGGTGCATGTGCAGATCAGGTGATTCATTCAGAGAAGAACATTTTCAATGCAAAGCCAATAAGTTTGTAATCTCACCAATAGTGTGTTCTGGATGCACATGCCAAGGTGAAGGTATCCAACCAAACAGAAGACAGCagacactcacagatcccacaaaaacAGGCTTGTGagaactttatttcaggccaTAAGGAAAATTAATACATAACCTTATGCATTTCGTGCACTCAGGCACTTAATTATAGGCTCTATGACTGATAGCCTATGATTACGTGCCTGAGTGCATGAAATGCTtaaggctatgtattaatttactttaTGGCCTGAAATAAAGCTCTCcattcttttacaagcctgtttttgtgggatctgtgagtgtctGCTGTCTTCTGTTTGGTCAGATCAGGTGATTGTCACTTTATATAATGCAGTAGTTAATCTGACACAAAAGTGCAGTGTCAAGCAATTGTCACTGAAATCAGTAAATCAGTAAATCAGTACAGAGTGATTCCAGACCTTTTTCCTGCCTATTAAAttgtcagggaaaaaaaaaagaaataccatATACCAGGTGCCCTAAAGTTATACTTTTACCATTGATcccctaatcttttttttttttgaagtgagATCTGCCTGTCTCAGCACACAAGGCAGCaaatagcagcagcagcattttCTGGCTGAAATGTTACAAGCGCAtctttgcaatttgcattcattgCTATCACTACACACATATGATGGACCTTTCTCCAACAACCCAAACTGAAGCATTGATTTAGCAACTCCCAGCGCTATGACTTACATCTTACATTTGAAATGCTCTTATTTTATGTGACACTAGTGACTTAAAAGGGAATCAAATCTACCAGCGCTCATTGGTTTCCTCCTACCAATATACAGATCCTGCAGGGGCTGAAATACACGTTCTCTGTCGACTGGTGGTCATTTGGTGTCCTTCTGTACGAGATGCTCATTGGACAGTCTCCGTTCCATGGGGATGATGAAGATGAGCTGTTTGAGTCCATTCGGCAGGATACACCGCATTACCCGCGCTGGATAACAAAGGAATCCAAAGACATCCTGGAGAAGGTACATTCCGCCTGATCCTGTATAGTAACTGCCACTGTCTGTTCCTCCATTGGATTTGTTCATATttggttattttgttttattttaatcctgCAGCTTTTTGAGAGGGATCCCATCAAGAGGCTCGGAGTAGTTGGAAACATCAAGATGCACCCATTCTTTAAAACCATCAGTTGGACTGCTCTGGAGAGAAGGGAGTTGGACCCCCCTTTCAAACCTAAAGTGGTATGTGCTgaatataaatcaatatatatataacaaccttgatatcatgtaataataaaaaggcaatttatttttcaaagggtGTGCCGGTTTGAAGATATttggtatatatagtgaataaagtaccccctcttgtaaaatctaaggatattatacaggtcatggaactccgaggtaacttctaatatccttatattttgcaactgggggtactttattaaaatacacaagtttcagtgagtcatgtgacagaaatgacatcagatctcaccgtttataactgatgacatcagaactcaccgtttataaggaaataatttacaagatattcatggcttttgtgtattaaatatatatatatatatatatacacacacacacaccttattACTTATTACAATaaggaaaatagtttattttcccTGTAACCTTCCTGCCGCTGACGTCTCTGCTGTTTCTTTTCACAGAAATCTCCCAGTGACTATTCCAACTTCGATCGAGAGTTTCTCAGTGAAAAGCCGCGTTTATCTTTCAGCGACAAGAACCTGATTGATTCTATGGACCAGTCTGCCTTCCACGGCTTCTCCTTTATTAACCCCAAGATGGAGCGCCTCCTGGATAAATGATTCCCCCTCACCCCAAACGCACATTTTTATCTCTAGAAACTGTGGACACCGAATCACACAAAAAGGAGACTGAATGTGAATTGTAGGCTGTACTGTCTCCAGTAACGCGTCACTCCTTGTGTGTCTCCCGGGACAGAGAATcccattgttgttgttttttaaaacttccacCCGTGCGATTTAGACCTGGTTTCTAATGAAGCCCCTCACATCTGGTTACTTGAATGTAGTTATATGtcagattatataaatatatatattgctaggCATGGATGTGCTGTATATATGGCTGTGGAAAGAGAAGGCTATGTATGGAAGGAGGGGGGACAGGGAAGAGGTAAAGTCAGGAAATAGTTTTTACAATCCACTCCAGCGTTATTCTAATATAAACATGGATTTTCACAACACATCGCCTACTGCATCGGTGCTTCTTTTTGTTTGCTCTTCCTGTTGTTACACTTCCTACTGCAAAACTAGAGCAACTTTATACAAAGAATAACAGAGTCTTATAGGCCGGTCATTGTTCTGCCTTTGTCATAAATAAATGCGGCCATTTTGGTATGGATAAGGTTTAAATGGATTCAGAAAGTCCTGTGATCCCACGAAGCCTGTTGCCCCTTCTTGGTATGTGGATGTGGCATTGGCAgatgtaagggctcttacacatgggcggtttttcgtgcgctcccctgcgtttcgccttcttccgttcagccgcaggggagcgcaggagtagacgaactcaattattgtgaagggggctgtactcacacagacgcatgtatgcgccaaacgcagtTGGAATGCAAAATGCAACACCTGCATTTgtcacttacatgcgtctgtgtgagtacagcccccttcacaataattgagttcgtctactcctgcgctcccctgcggctgaacggaagaaagcgaaacgcaggggagcgcacgaAAAACTGcccgtgtaagagccctaagagtgaGCAAGGGCACAGCTCCCTCTCTTCTTGGCTTGAATGAGTCCACTAAAGTGTAGGAAGAAAGTGGACAGAGATTGTTGATGAGAGTAATTGTGGTCCATGAGTCTCGCTGCCCAAGCTAATCGCTGCTATTCACCCAATGACCAGCACCCACTTCTTTGGATTCAATTTGTGCTTTAATAATGAAATACTGGGCAACCTGCATCACTTGCCAGTCACCTTAATTAAAGAAACAAAATGGGAcaggtagggggttatttatcaaaatatgaattgacctcattattttctgaaaaatactccgaccaaatccacatgggttatttccctttatttatcaataaatgttcctAAAAAATTCTAGTACAGGAAAAAAAACgtacaaaaatctgaattgtactaATATTTTTGATTTTCCTACCGGATTTTTGCTCTAAACCTGTGATTTTTGCAAGAAACCCaaagcagatcaggatatcttcaaggacttctcccattgacttatatacaaccttggcaggtctgagatgccggatttttagattcggaCATTTTCCGAATATAACAAATCACagaaaagggtttttttccacaaaaaatttggatttttagtaaaaaaaaacccctcaatttctcggcattcggactttaataaataacccccatagtgttgtaGCCCTTAGGTGGAGACACAGCAGTGGACATAATGACCCTCGCTGTCTGCCTTTGGTAGCCCcaattttaataaagactttgacttaaaggagtggttcacctttaaggtaacttttattatgttatagaaaggacaattctaagcaacttttcaattggttttcatttttttaaggttttataataatttgttttttcctctgattctttgcagctttcaaatgggtgtcgctgtccccttttaaaaaaacaaacaaatgctctgtaaggctacaaatgtattgttattgctactttttattactgatccttctattctggcctctcctattcatattccagtctcttattcaaatcaatgcatggttgctagggtaatttggactctagttaccagattgaaagagctgctgaataaaaagctaaataactcaaaaccagtcaataataaaaaatgaaaacaaattgcaaattgtctcagaatatacttTCTCTTTCAGTAATAGTGATATATCTACACATGCTCTGTAGTCTTAGCTTCACTTGGAATTAAGGATCAGCATAAAACTAAAGCAAGTGAAGGCTTCATCTCTTTAtcatccaaacatgctccttgggtttcccttttctctccctATAACCATGGTGGTGAAAATAGACTGCAAATGGGTTTTCTCCACAATTTTATTCATGAacataatgggggtcatttatcaacactggggcagtaagccatggcaaccaatcaaattgctgctttcattgttctacttgcagctgcctttaaaaagctaatcgctgattggttgccataggtaactgcccatgggcaaatttgcccagtgttgataaagtaACCCAGTGTGTTTATTGATATTCAAAGGGAATATCCATCCAGCAGCTACACAAGGATTTCTTGGCAACAGAAGTCTGATTTTCTGTGATTACCAGGACCTATGAATTCCGTATACACATTATTATCTGCTGTGCAAATATGGATCCTAGAGCCCCAGTGGAAGTGGAAAGACTCTATACCATTTTTGTTGGGGTGTTACTGGCTATCATCTTATTGTAAGGCTTTCAAGTGGCCCACAGTCCTGCACATTCCATACCGGACAGAAGACTGCTCAATAGGAAGTTCATGGAGCCAACGGTGATTGAGTTACTTGCTGGAATCATGTAAAAAAGTGTCAGATTATACAAGGGAGTTACTGTCAATCAAGtagaatattatatacagtagaaactgATCCAGTTTGCTCCCAGCAATGCTCTCCCAGATTTCCTATACTTTTCCCTAACTggatgtttgctttttttaaatggattagtCTACTGATGAGGGTCAAGTGTTTTTAGTCTCCcctattaaaagggttgttcacctttaaattaacttttagtattatagagagtgatattctaaaacaatttgcaattggtctcaatttcttatttgtagtttttgagctatttagctttttattcagcggctcttcagtttgcaattcggcaatctggttgttagtagggatgcaccgaatccactatttgggattcggctgaatccccggtgaaagatttggccgaatcctgaaccaaatcctaatttgcatatgcaaattaggaaaggaaaaagtggaaaaaaaattcttcttttgtgacgaaaagtcttgtgatttccctacctgcctctaatttacatatgcaaattaggatttggattcgttcagctgaatcctgctgaaaaaggccaaatcctgggcAATTcccaaattcggtgcatccctagttaccctagcaaccatgcttatttgaataagagactggaatatgaataggagaggggctgaatagaaagaggagtaataaaaagtaacaaatgtgtagccttatagagcatttgtttttagatggggtcagtgacccccatttgaaagctggaaagaatcagaagcagGCAAATACagtaactcaaaaactaaaaatgaaggccagttgaaaagttgcttagaattagccattgtataatatacttaaagttactgcaaaggtcaaccacccctttatgatGCGCAGGAAGGGTGAGACGTTATACTCTGGTTTGGTAACGTAGGATAATATGTTCCAAAAGGTGGAcctacagcagccaatcagaaagctCTGATCTGAGAAGCAAGATCTGGAATTGAGAAGTGAATTGCACTACTAGATACCAAATTATACACACATTGGTCACTCAGTGTTAGTGGTCAGGCTATAGGTACAGGTTTGTGGCTACTGGAAAAAGCAGTGTTTATGGTGCCAGTTGGGGGTGAAATAAGAGACATACACACACCTCATACAAGATAAATTGTATTTCACTTTGCATTCAAGTTCTACATTTAAAATGacaaatttaaacatgaaaatattgCCTTCTCTTTACACTTTCCCAAGAACATTTCACAGAAAACGTAGCTGAAGTGAGTTACAGTTGTACTGGCTTTGCCTCGGGCCGGAGATGAACATGAAGGGAAGGAGAGAAGGTGATGCACTCGGAGGATTTGTGCGGCCGCCGCTTCGGATCAGACAGAAACTTAGCAACCGGGAAGAGCAAATGGGAATGTAAATGTCCATGTCAGTGAATATGTTGTATCTGGTGCCGACTCCCAGGATAAATGTGATCTTGAATAGACAGACACCAACCCAATCAGTCTTCATTCAGGACTGAACCATCTCCAGTGTTGGCTTCACACTTCCCAATAGAAATACACTGGAAATGTACAACAGTAAtacagattaagggggttatatatcaaggtccaaatatccgaacatggaaaaatttgtggttttcggagggaaaaaaaatgacaaagttttagtgatttattaagtCCGaaggtctaaaaactcagaatccgaaaccccggcatctaaaagcttttggagtttttgcgcagaaaccacaaacaattcaTTGTTTTCAGGGAAAACTCCGGAGTTTGctcgaccctattttttcaggatttttccttcataaataaggtccattcaggcaattggagttgctcggatttctaacttagaaatactcagataaattcggaccttgataaataaccccctaaaagtctgcTTCAAACTGCAGCGTGAATCCAGTCATTTCATTGCTAAGGGGGGACTTCACATTAAAACCAAAGGTGCCATATTCTTGCCTTAATCAGAATCACAATCCTTCAGCTTATTTGTGTACCGTGATCTATGTGTCATCTTTCTGTGGCCaaatatatactaaaatatactACTGGCCATTAAGGGTTACTATGCCCACTGGCTGATTGTTGCAGCATTTGCCAAAACACCTCACTACACCTCCTGCTGGAGTCACTAGGAACTGCACCAAAGTCTCCTGGGCCTTagttctcccatagacttcagagGAAGGTTATAAATGATTTGGGGCAATTTGAGTGGGGAAAAATGATGGTGGTTGATGATTTAGGAATTCAGTTGCAGGGTTCCAGTGATGTGACTACAGACAGGGAAGTGGAAGCTGCAAGAGCAGCGTAATGTTGCTCATCCTTAGGGGCTTCTTAGTGGACTGGTAATGTGTTTAATCCGCTCCTTTAAAGTTCTTTGGGCCCAGACATGACAGGGGAGTGGCTTAAGTGAACTtaacttcatattcttgtttagcatcagaaataacaaaaaaaatttttaaaaaaaaattcttaaaggggaactccggcttccaaaccaaaatttgaaaaaggggcccacataacacagaaacccctaataaaccCATCACAGTTATCGGTTTCTTtataaagtatgaataaatgccattttttatgctgaaatccagctggttaacagttcttctctttctccatcatttgaaatcctggcagggaaggagggactaaacactgatgttacaaattgtaacaacttctccacagcttacagacatcatgcaggaactacataacccacaatgcattgcactgggatgttcctttccttattaaaatcacgtgtgcagggaattgtggggtttggaggatgcagctaaggacagatggctattgatacaaagtaacagtagtcagccagctctgcaaagtagtcagacagatcagcaggagagcagggggctaggcttagggaactgttccaaaccattaaaaatcatgaaaagtctgtatattttttaattgatgtatattgcaaagttgcttgaaattgtgtttacttttcagttatgtttttgtggagttcccctttaattaaaacaattggcaaaaaaatattttggcacaagccctattcattcggctcatgtcaaaaaggggtgtttattatactgtccctttaagaggaCGTTGCATGAGTTACAGATGTACATACATTTAACATATCTGTACATGGCTG encodes the following:
- the prkcd.L gene encoding protein kinase C delta L homeolog isoform X2, yielding MHAAPSAHRKDLKQSIREDEGLVTINRRRGAIKQAKIHYIKNHEFIATFFGQPTFCSVCREFVWGMNKQGYKCRQCNAAIHKKCIDKIIGRCTGTAANSRDTMFQKERFNIDMPHRFKVYNYKSPTFCDHCGSMLWGLVKQGLKCDECDMNVHHKCQSKVANLCGINQKLLAEALNQVSMKSSSRKSDSGLDNTGIYQGVTPKAPGLPMPDVPDNQYDRLWEGISPQPDISLSSRLKPDNFVFHKVLGKGSFGKVLLAELKGKGEYFAVKALKKDVVLIDDDVECTMVEKRVLALAWENPFLTHVYCTFQTKEHLFFVMEFLNGGDLMFHIQDKGRFDLYRATFYASEIICGLQFLHSKGIIYRDLKLDNVMLDKDGHIKIADFGMCKESVYGDNKASTFCGTPDYIAPEILQGLKYTFSVDWWSFGVLLYEMLIGQSPFHGDDEDELFESIRQDTPHYPRWITKESKDILEKLFERDPIKRLGVVGNIKMHPFFKTISWTALERRELDPPFKPKVKSPSDYSNFDREFLSEKPRLSFSDKNLIDSMDQSAFHGFSFINPKMERLLDK